In Companilactobacillus allii, one genomic interval encodes:
- a CDS encoding NCS2 family permease — translation MESLNDGKNLSFLERLFHLKEANTSVRREILAGLTTFVSMAYILFVNPQVLGDSGMDKGSLFTATALTAVVGSVLMGILANYPIAIAPGLGDNAFFSYSVVIAMGIPWQTAMAGVFIASIIFLIVSLLKLRELVINSIPQDLKLAVSAGLGLFIAFVGLQGGGLIQASKSSLVEIGSFTTPTTLLTIAGLIVTAGLMCKKVPGAIFIGMVFTTIAGLVTKLIPMPKQIVSGIPSLKPTFGVGVMHIGDIIHQPQMWAVVIIFLLVAFFDTAGTLIGLAEQASIMKDGKMPRIGRALMADSISMVSGAVFGTTPPTAYVESSAGIAVGGRTGLTSVVVGVFFAISMFFSPLLTVVTSNVTAPVLIIVGALMAQSMKGIHWEKFEIALPAFLTVLAMPLTYNITYGIAFGFLAYPLTMIAAGRRKEVNGIMYGLFFVFALLLYIINVLPHS, via the coding sequence TTGGAATCATTAAATGATGGAAAGAATCTAAGCTTTTTGGAACGTTTATTTCATCTCAAAGAAGCTAACACGTCTGTTAGACGTGAGATATTAGCGGGATTAACAACATTTGTATCTATGGCATATATTTTGTTTGTTAACCCACAAGTACTAGGGGATTCAGGAATGGATAAGGGTTCACTATTCACAGCAACTGCCTTGACTGCGGTTGTTGGGTCTGTCTTGATGGGAATATTGGCTAATTATCCAATTGCCATTGCACCAGGACTTGGTGATAATGCATTTTTTAGTTATTCAGTTGTTATTGCAATGGGGATTCCATGGCAAACAGCTATGGCCGGTGTTTTCATTGCCAGTATTATTTTCTTAATTGTTTCATTATTGAAGTTGCGTGAATTAGTTATTAATTCAATTCCGCAGGATTTAAAACTTGCCGTATCGGCAGGATTAGGATTATTTATTGCCTTTGTAGGATTACAAGGTGGTGGGTTAATTCAAGCAAGTAAGTCATCATTAGTAGAGATTGGATCATTTACGACACCAACTACTTTATTAACGATTGCTGGGTTGATCGTTACAGCTGGTCTTATGTGCAAAAAGGTTCCAGGAGCTATTTTCATCGGTATGGTATTTACAACCATTGCTGGATTAGTTACAAAGTTAATACCAATGCCTAAACAAATCGTTTCAGGTATTCCTAGTTTGAAACCTACATTTGGTGTGGGTGTAATGCATATTGGAGATATAATTCATCAACCACAAATGTGGGCTGTTGTTATTATTTTCCTATTAGTAGCATTTTTTGATACAGCTGGTACTTTGATTGGACTTGCCGAACAAGCAAGCATTATGAAAGACGGTAAGATGCCTAGAATTGGACGCGCTTTGATGGCCGATTCAATTTCAATGGTGAGTGGTGCAGTATTTGGTACAACTCCACCAACTGCATATGTTGAATCAAGTGCTGGTATTGCCGTAGGTGGTAGAACTGGATTGACCTCTGTTGTAGTCGGGGTATTCTTTGCAATTTCGATGTTCTTTTCACCATTATTGACAGTTGTTACATCAAACGTTACAGCACCAGTGTTGATTATCGTTGGGGCGTTAATGGCACAGTCAATGAAGGGAATTCATTGGGAGAAGTTTGAGATAGCTTTGCCAGCATTCTTAACAGTTCTAGCAATGCCACTAACATATAACATTACTTATGGTATTGCCTTTGGATTCTTGGCCTATCCACTGACAATGATCGCTGCAGGTAGAAGAAAAGAAGTTAATGGTATTATGTACGGATTATTCTTTGTTTTTGCTTTGTTACTTTATATTATTAATGTATTGCCACATAGTTAA
- a CDS encoding TMEM175 family protein: protein MNKSRVEAFTDAVLAIILTIMILEFKTPESFELKAITLQIPYLISYAVGYLFIGVAWYNHHYMFSKTKLVTKRIYWANNFWMFSTSFLPVATSWIGEDLNAQGPQIFYAIIYTIWSASYILLSYLIAKDNDEQGYKNVAKSIRQMKIYRYLTNWKYLLIQTIVLIIILIYLPVLQIVLVLWQIIFIGSRTNPDSDKLF from the coding sequence TTGAATAAATCACGAGTTGAAGCATTTACGGATGCAGTACTTGCAATTATTTTGACCATCATGATTCTAGAATTCAAAACACCAGAATCATTTGAATTAAAAGCAATCACTTTACAAATACCATACTTGATTTCTTATGCAGTAGGATATTTGTTCATAGGTGTAGCTTGGTATAATCATCACTATATGTTTTCTAAAACAAAACTAGTAACCAAAAGGATTTATTGGGCAAATAATTTCTGGATGTTTTCAACTTCATTTTTACCTGTAGCAACTTCATGGATTGGTGAAGATTTGAATGCTCAGGGACCACAAATTTTTTATGCCATTATTTATACTATCTGGTCAGCTTCTTATATCCTACTTAGTTATCTAATTGCCAAAGATAATGATGAACAGGGCTACAAAAATGTGGCTAAAAGTATTCGGCAAATGAAAATCTATCGATATTTAACCAATTGGAAATATTTGCTTATCCAAACAATAGTTTTAATTATTATTTTAATATACTTACCAGTATTACAAATCGTACTGGTTCTGTGGCAAATAATCTTTATTGGTTCACGGACTAATCCCGATAGCGATAAATTATTCTAA
- a CDS encoding DUF4430 domain-containing protein, protein MKKRLIAIVFALALLVGLAAPLTTANAATDKVSVTYTVKDGSKQVAKKTCKLSKNTTVLAGLKKAWTVKEKDSMITSIDNCKAGKNQKWTYKINGKKETKKASKVKVANNDKITFTLSKK, encoded by the coding sequence ATGAAAAAAAGATTAATAGCGATTGTATTCGCACTAGCATTATTAGTTGGTCTAGCCGCACCATTAACTACAGCCAATGCTGCTACTGATAAGGTTTCAGTAACTTATACTGTAAAAGATGGTAGCAAACAGGTCGCTAAGAAGACTTGCAAGCTCAGTAAAAATACAACAGTTCTCGCTGGATTAAAGAAAGCTTGGACAGTTAAAGAAAAAGATTCAATGATAACTTCAATTGACAACTGTAAAGCTGGAAAGAACCAAAAATGGACATATAAGATCAATGGCAAGAAAGAAACAAAGAAGGCATCTAAGGTAAAAGTTGCTAATAACGACAAGATTACATTTACACTTTCTAAGAAATAG
- a CDS encoding DUF6792 domain-containing protein, whose product MKELLKSLDKLNKIYDQFELLNFRAHKVLPLTFNKEDSKELLRQNKRLYFSYSYLNKEKIRLTNHILSQTVNLKDPLFKQNKMLHPKLIDKALKLKNIDQSHDKDTLEIPNRNRKINKLKQLIAMIQDEDIGLCQNYLTQMNVLIYQSKPHLFDERQKPYQSQELLQNIDFRTKIMQFDYDRYLFEEFTPEDFLDYLIFKKVQRHTTYIRSYDAKELIPEASDSGFSGIAYEIEIDGIRECYVTFKGTEADMDYTQRSRSKRLEKFLLEGFKDWNYNVNAILVGNDTENRQMFAARDFIKYIQDNIQDKCALYGLGHSLGGHFVQTLQLTDDCFKAGYTLNSAPINLKQVKLIQPDLFDTDTWDKLLKLTADKTTNMSPNNEIKRLLPREYPEIINESFEQDLTQVFYEIPSTIWLGKKLEYNLNNWKYPFKNHLASYLSNDEIYSYQHFFEQLFAFLQDSTTGPQLMRNTLGFIRARVKILHEDIEKPETSDFFYDYSNYLYQSGIFLDQPQQLTEKFNQEPNTMWKSSRLEWPFIKSLNMDMMELSVYFHIISGVKYFLNRKPNVID is encoded by the coding sequence ATGAAAGAGTTACTGAAATCATTAGATAAGTTAAACAAAATATACGATCAATTTGAGCTATTGAATTTCCGCGCTCATAAAGTTTTACCACTCACCTTTAACAAGGAAGATTCCAAAGAGTTATTGCGTCAAAATAAGCGACTTTACTTTAGTTATTCATATTTAAACAAGGAAAAAATACGACTGACCAATCATATTCTTTCACAGACAGTCAATCTAAAAGATCCTCTTTTTAAACAAAATAAAATGCTTCATCCAAAGTTAATCGATAAAGCATTAAAGCTGAAGAACATTGATCAATCACATGACAAGGACACTTTGGAGATTCCAAATAGAAATCGTAAAATCAATAAATTAAAACAATTGATTGCCATGATTCAGGATGAGGATATTGGATTATGTCAAAATTACTTAACTCAAATGAATGTTCTTATTTATCAAAGTAAACCACATTTATTTGACGAAAGACAAAAGCCATATCAATCACAAGAATTATTACAAAATATAGATTTTAGAACCAAAATCATGCAATTTGATTACGACAGATACTTATTTGAAGAATTCACACCTGAAGACTTCTTGGATTATTTAATCTTCAAAAAGGTTCAACGACATACTACTTATATCCGTTCTTATGATGCAAAGGAACTGATACCTGAGGCTTCTGACTCTGGATTCTCTGGTATTGCATATGAGATAGAAATTGACGGAATTCGTGAATGCTATGTTACTTTCAAAGGTACAGAGGCAGATATGGATTACACGCAACGGTCTCGTAGTAAGCGACTGGAGAAGTTCTTACTTGAAGGTTTCAAAGATTGGAATTATAACGTTAATGCCATATTAGTCGGCAATGACACTGAGAATCGTCAAATGTTTGCTGCTAGAGACTTTATCAAGTATATCCAAGATAATATTCAAGATAAATGTGCTCTGTATGGATTGGGTCACTCTCTAGGAGGACATTTTGTTCAGACTCTACAACTTACCGATGATTGCTTCAAAGCGGGCTACACGCTTAATTCTGCCCCAATAAACTTGAAGCAAGTTAAGTTGATACAGCCTGATTTATTCGATACTGATACTTGGGATAAATTATTGAAACTTACTGCAGATAAGACAACTAATATGTCGCCTAATAATGAAATAAAGCGCTTATTACCTCGTGAATATCCTGAAATAATCAATGAAAGTTTTGAACAAGATTTGACACAAGTATTTTACGAGATACCTTCTACCATTTGGCTTGGTAAAAAACTAGAGTATAACTTGAACAATTGGAAGTATCCTTTTAAGAATCATTTGGCTTCGTATTTAAGTAATGACGAGATTTATTCTTATCAACACTTTTTTGAACAACTCTTTGCATTTTTGCAAGATTCAACAACTGGACCTCAATTGATGCGTAATACATTAGGATTCATTCGTGCCAGAGTTAAGATATTGCATGAGGATATAGAAAAGCCTGAAACTTCCGACTTTTTCTACGATTACTCCAATTATCTGTATCAATCTGGAATTTTCTTAGATCAACCACAACAGCTCACAGAGAAATTCAATCAAGAACCCAACACAATGTGGAAATCATCACGCCTTGAGTGGCCATTTATAAAGAGTCTCAATATGGATATGATGGAATTATCCGTTTATTTTCATATCATTTCAGGAGTCAAGTATTTCTTGAATAGAAAACCTAATGTAATTGACTAA